The DNA window gctctgacttccactagggatatgtaggcatgaggttcacaaggaatctcagcgagctaataaaataccaaagatagtcagtttgtctatctgtctgtctttctttaatcaattcaattccttctcctaatacaaaggagaaactttcccaatcattagcagcaaacacaaacacaatgacacagagaaggttcctgtagagtactacagatatgtagggtgtttaaacacttccctatgtataaccgaccccccggactccagaatttctagtctaggtgaaatccccacacttagcaaactcctagggtttagttgagatcttttttcccctttcctactcgtaggacaaataagaaagttcgtgtgatatcgtaggaagaactgaaataaaattcatcccaccacgggcgcattctccttccaaatttcgcgtgaagggtttagcgtgccgtcctcccaagtgaaacggggaggtaaaagaaaacgacaccacagaccataccgtctgtacttggaccgcacgatgcacgacgacgtcacctggaggccgttcgtcgactacgctccgaagacaccccccatgaggtgttttcggaagttcatctccgaagacaccccccatggggtgttttcggagatgcacttccgaattatggaaattttttaaaataaaaaagcgcttcgaaagttcatttccgaagcaggggtattttgggattttcgctgggggtgaccccatagggaggtggccaaagaaaaaaccaaaatatATTAGCCAAGAAAAACAAagtaagaaagaaagaaaaacctTGGAACTTCTTAGGTTTTGATTCAATTTTGGCTCTAGTAATAGCAATAGAAAATAAAAGTGGTTTGGATTGTGTCATCACAAATTTACAAATATCACCGATTTGTAAATTATATTTTTGTGAAAAATTCTTCCAACCATTTTGAAAAACCATTCCTTTGGCGTTAGTATCAAACCTGATCCCCACTTTCATAGTCATGTCCTCCCCAACTTTCAAGATTGCAATTTCTTCCATCtctttcaaatattttcttgaaaACACATTTGGTATCCTCTGTTTCAATTCATGAATAATGGCTTATTAgtgattaaaatatataaattaaagtcAAAATTATAAGATATTTTAGTTAGTATACATACCATACTATAATAATTGACATAAGTTGGTGTCAATGTAACTTCAAAATATGGACTCTCCTTATTAACTCTCCCATCATTAATATTTGCTATGTTTGAACATTTTTTGGCCTTCTTAATCACACCTTTGTTTCTAcctacaaaattaaaaaaaaaatcattatttacAAGTTACTTTGTAGCAGATAAAGAATTCTGTTTGTGATTTTGTTTATACAATCAatttatagttaaaaaataaatttaattataaataaaacaatattttataaggaaaaaaacaaatgaaaaaaatttgaaatcatacataaccaaaaaaagaaaagagaataacAACAAGATGAAGAATAAGTTAAAATTATTAAGAAAAtacattaaattgaaaaagatatTACATAAACTCACTTGAATTCAAATCTGCAACTTTTCTTTTGCCAATTTTTCTCTTTTGAGTTTGTGTGTGTTCTTCACTCTCATCATCACTTAAATCAACAACTTCATCTAAACATTtgatatttgaataatttatttctaaaGAATTTCTACCAAATATCTTTACTTTGAAGTATGCTCCACCAGTATGTTTAAAAGTTAAGATATCTCCATATTTTAAACACTTTGCAAAATCtatccaattttttttgaaaCCAAACATCACCATCACGTTCTTCCCAGAATATTTTGTGTTGAACACCATTTGGAAGcctcaaaaatagaaaatttctttggccacctccctatgggggtcacccccagcgaaaataccaaaatacccctgcttcggaaatgaacttccgaagcgctttttttttgaaaaaattgacttatttcggaagttcatttccgaaaacattatttcggaagttcacttccgaaatactgcgatttctgttgatttatcaaaacactccccctcccccattcatttaccctaaatcaaaacaaaaagtggcaaaggcgaaaatttgtgcaatcagaattccaaagctgcatcaaggctccaatcacactgctaaacaacattcaaaagccctcaatcctaacactttgtaagttttgaaatttttagatctattattgaaatgcatgttatttagggttttaattgcgtaaatgatatatggttaggttgttagtagtatttaggttgtttagaagcattttgatttggtttgaagtttggtttaggggtctgccatggaagttgcagaaaagtgcatcgcaggggtgtttcggaagttcatttccgaaaacacctccctcccagttttcggaaatgaacttccgaattgtatcagaagttcaaatttttttgttttttattttgtctcgcatattaatcgatttcaactgtttacaggaacatgtcaggcaaccaacaagcacgcaggactgcgtcttctaaagagggcgctaagggaagaaagggttcttcaaagaaggaggtgaaagaggtgaaggaggtgaaggaggtgaaggaggtgaaggagaagaagaagtttttgactggttttgcttctcgtcccctgggagtccatggctcggacgcgcaggctcagccttcaggcgtgatcaacgctgatgattctgatactgagtgggatgaagattggtataattatcttcattcggaggagttcgctcgtcgagaagaataacgtgtttttattttgtttgatgtgtattttgtatcgctcgtcgggcagaataacatgtttttgttttgtttgacgtgttttgttttgttttgttcagatttcggattgtatcgcacaatgtttttgtattggatttatcatgttaataaaaatacgtactactgtaagtaacaagtgacggaggaggtgtaaccggggccggaacatatgacggaggaggtggatgtccggaggaagaagaaccggaggtacgtccaccgcgagacaaaggagccaatcattgtaagctatagtttatcattatcatctggggacgtcatttctaaaaaatcaagattaaaaataataagatttttttcccattATTATTACACGAAAATCTGGACGATATTGAGATGTCATGATTCAAAGAATGTAGAGAGCAATGTAAATATCAAAGTAGAATCACTCAAAATATATTATGATTCACTGAATGTAGAATTTCTTTTTGAATGGTAGTTCACAAAATGAAATATGACTCCTCTATATATATTGACGTGATTTCAATTAAAATGGTGTACCTACCAAACTTTGTATTTATGATGGTGTTACTAGTACAAACTGATGGGTAGGTAGCATTGATTGAAGAAGTTCCTATATAGAAACAAA is part of the Vicia villosa cultivar HV-30 ecotype Madison, WI linkage group LG2, Vvil1.0, whole genome shotgun sequence genome and encodes:
- the LOC131654032 gene encoding B3 domain-containing protein REM23-like isoform X1 — its product is MVFNTKYSGKNVMVMFGFKKNWIDFAKCLKYGDILTFKHTGGAYFKVKIFGRNSLEINYSNIKCLDEVVDLSDDESEEHTQTQKRKIGKRKVADLNSSRNKGVIKKAKKCSNIANINDGRVNKESPYFEVTLTPTYVNYYSMRIPNVFSRKYLKEMEEIAILKVGEDMTMKVGIRFDTNAKGMVFQNGWKNFSQKYNLQIGDICKFVMTQSKPLLFSIAITRAKIESKPKKFQGFSFFLTLFFLANIFWFFLWPPPYGVTPSENPKIPLLRK
- the LOC131654032 gene encoding B3 domain-containing protein REM23-like isoform X2; its protein translation is MVFNTKYSGKNVMVMFGFKKNWIDFAKCLKYGDILTFKHTGGAYFKVKIFGRNSLEINYSNIKCLDEVVDLSDDESEEHTQTQKRKIGKRKVADLNSSRNKGVIKKAKKCSNIANINDGRVNKESPYFEVTLTPTYVNYYSMRIPNVFSRKYLKEMEEIAILKVGEDMTMKVGIRFDTNAKGMVFQNGWKNFSQKYNLQIGDICKFVMTQSKPLLFSIAITRAKIESKPKKFQGVSSGGGTIPKRKSIGESSRGRGRPKNMFPKVFF
- the LOC131654032 gene encoding uncharacterized protein LOC131654032 isoform X3 — its product is MVFNTKYSGKNVMVMFGFKKNWIDFAKCLKYGDILTFKHTGGAYFKVKIFGRNSLEINYSNIKCLDEVVDLSDDESEEHTQTQKRKIGKRKVADLNSSRNKGVIKKAKKCSNIANINDGRVNKESPYFEVTLTPTYVNYYSMRIPNVFSRKYLKEMEEIAILKVGEDMTMKVGIRCLIWWWNNSKKKKHWRKF